The following coding sequences are from one Streptomyces sp. NBC_00536 window:
- a CDS encoding outer membrane protein assembly factor BamB family protein, which yields MSSHEPGGPTPPPYGPVPGNPYAQPQPEPQTQPQPLPGPGQFGGPPPPAPGGGRRGLFGGKPVVVVASLVAGLLVIGGAVYAVAVRDDGNSPGPVADGTHPAVPSGTPTVDKGDGKGPGGGPEPYDPNAGIQPGEGRVWVRDNQTQLPGSGAQQFGPWRVGDVVVKAMNKEVTGYAVADGKDVWKIDLETPLCGVPQAPSANGKLVVGVQEKTNAELPKCTHLQQIDLVTGKLGWKVQVPQENASDHDLVFEMAISGDTVAVTRSAVRSGFSVTDGHKLFGTPKTGCSPTGIAGGSRLIALRNCWEPNPAAVIEELDPATGEPRWSHSYEKGWTIGRVLSVDPLVVAANNSDKKAWSITAFAADGRIRSQSEAKFGVSGRCNGFGNSDDIQGCPGAVADADTLYIAGGKTGSSLGLDDTTEVIAVDLNTGQEKWHAAAPDKNRAMWPLAIENGKVVVYIQDGSGHSGAMATLAPTGGAPQVFLQSPAAARGPESVFYAHGVRPAWLGGRLFLLDGRVNGPEPTKVDHSILSLGK from the coding sequence ATGAGCAGTCACGAGCCCGGCGGCCCCACCCCACCCCCGTACGGACCCGTTCCGGGGAACCCGTACGCCCAGCCCCAGCCCGAACCCCAGACGCAGCCGCAACCGCTGCCGGGGCCCGGCCAGTTCGGCGGGCCGCCGCCCCCCGCTCCCGGCGGGGGACGGCGGGGCCTCTTCGGCGGCAAGCCCGTCGTGGTGGTCGCGTCGCTGGTGGCGGGCCTGCTGGTGATCGGTGGCGCGGTGTACGCCGTGGCCGTCCGCGATGACGGAAACTCCCCCGGGCCCGTCGCCGACGGCACGCACCCGGCGGTCCCGTCCGGCACCCCCACGGTCGACAAGGGCGACGGCAAGGGCCCCGGCGGCGGGCCCGAGCCCTACGACCCCAACGCCGGTATCCAGCCAGGTGAGGGGCGGGTCTGGGTGCGCGACAACCAGACCCAGTTGCCCGGTTCGGGAGCCCAGCAGTTCGGCCCCTGGCGGGTCGGCGACGTCGTGGTCAAGGCGATGAACAAGGAGGTCACCGGGTACGCGGTGGCCGACGGCAAGGACGTGTGGAAGATCGATCTGGAGACTCCGCTGTGCGGGGTCCCGCAGGCCCCTTCCGCCAACGGGAAGCTGGTCGTCGGCGTCCAGGAGAAGACCAACGCGGAACTGCCCAAGTGCACACACCTCCAGCAGATCGACCTCGTCACCGGCAAGCTCGGCTGGAAGGTGCAGGTGCCGCAGGAGAACGCCTCCGACCACGACCTCGTCTTCGAGATGGCGATCTCGGGCGACACCGTCGCCGTCACCCGGTCCGCCGTGAGGAGCGGCTTCTCGGTCACCGACGGCCACAAGCTCTTCGGCACGCCGAAGACGGGCTGTTCCCCGACCGGGATCGCCGGGGGCTCCCGGCTGATCGCCCTGCGCAACTGCTGGGAGCCCAACCCCGCTGCCGTGATCGAGGAGCTGGACCCGGCGACGGGCGAACCCAGGTGGAGCCACTCGTACGAGAAGGGCTGGACGATCGGCCGCGTCCTGTCGGTGGACCCGCTGGTGGTCGCCGCCAACAACTCCGACAAGAAGGCCTGGAGCATCACCGCCTTCGCCGCGGACGGCCGGATCCGTTCGCAGAGCGAGGCGAAGTTCGGGGTCAGCGGCCGGTGCAACGGCTTCGGTAACTCCGACGACATCCAAGGATGCCCGGGCGCCGTGGCCGACGCCGACACGCTCTACATCGCCGGAGGCAAGACCGGTTCCAGCCTCGGCCTCGACGACACCACCGAGGTCATCGCCGTCGACCTGAACACCGGGCAGGAGAAGTGGCACGCGGCGGCGCCCGACAAGAACCGCGCCATGTGGCCGCTCGCCATCGAGAACGGCAAGGTCGTCGTGTACATCCAGGACGGCTCGGGCCACTCGGGCGCGATGGCGACGCTCGCGCCGACAGGCGGCGCTCCGCAGGTGTTCCTGCAGAGCCCGGCGGCCGCGCGGGGCCCCGAATCCGTCTTCTACGCGCACGGCGTGCGCCCGGCCTGGCTGGGGGGACGGCTGTTCCTGCTCGACGGCCGGGTGAACGGCCCGGAGCCGACGAAGGTGGACCACTCGATCCTGTCCTTGGGCAAGTAG
- a CDS encoding ABC transporter substrate-binding protein codes for MPETRPATRRSATRRPTTRRAALAALAAGTALAVLTGCGAADMTRQSSPYAAARGAKTVTLSVQSWVGAQANTAVAGYLLEHELGYRVDTVQVDEVPAWDALSQGRVDAILEDWGHPEQQKRYVEQKKTIVSGGDLGVTGHIGWFVPTYFAEEHPDVTDWKNLGKYTDQLRTPESRGKGQLLDGSPSYVTNDKALVKNLGLDLEVVFAGSEAAQITQIRQFAQEKKPFLTYWYKPQWLFERVPMTEVKLPEYTEGCDADPEKVACAYPHTPLRKYLNARFADEGGRAAAFLKKFHWTVEAQNEVALMIAEEKLTPGQAARKWVERHEDVWRPWVG; via the coding sequence ATGCCTGAAACCCGTCCTGCCACACGCCGTTCTGCCACACGCCGTCCGACCACACGCCGCGCGGCCCTCGCCGCGCTCGCCGCCGGGACCGCCCTGGCCGTGCTCACCGGCTGCGGGGCCGCGGACATGACCCGCCAGTCCTCGCCGTACGCCGCCGCCCGGGGCGCGAAGACCGTGACGCTGTCGGTCCAGTCCTGGGTCGGCGCGCAGGCCAACACCGCCGTGGCGGGTTATCTGCTCGAACACGAACTGGGTTACCGGGTGGACACCGTCCAGGTCGACGAGGTGCCCGCCTGGGACGCCCTCAGCCAGGGCCGGGTCGACGCGATCCTGGAGGACTGGGGCCACCCCGAACAGCAGAAGCGGTACGTGGAGCAGAAGAAGACGATCGTGAGCGGGGGCGACCTCGGGGTCACCGGCCACATCGGCTGGTTCGTGCCCACGTACTTCGCCGAGGAGCACCCGGACGTCACCGACTGGAAGAACCTCGGCAAGTACACCGACCAACTGCGCACGCCCGAGAGCCGCGGCAAGGGGCAACTGCTGGACGGCTCCCCCTCGTACGTCACGAACGACAAGGCGCTGGTGAAGAACCTGGGCCTGGACCTGGAGGTGGTCTTCGCGGGCTCCGAGGCGGCCCAGATCACCCAGATCAGGCAGTTCGCGCAGGAGAAGAAGCCCTTCCTCACCTACTGGTACAAGCCCCAGTGGCTGTTCGAACGGGTCCCGATGACGGAAGTGAAGCTGCCCGAGTACACCGAGGGCTGCGACGCCGATCCGGAGAAGGTGGCCTGTGCCTACCCGCACACGCCGCTGCGGAAGTACCTCAACGCGCGGTTCGCGGACGAGGGCGGCCGGGCCGCCGCGTTCCTGAAGAAGTTCCACTGGACCGTCGAGGCGCAGAACGAGGTCGCCCTGATGATCGCCGAGGAGAAGCTGACGCCCGGGCAGGCGGCGCGGAAGTGGGTGGAGCGCCACGAGGACGTCTGGCGGCCCTGGGTCGGCTGA
- a CDS encoding SapB/AmfS family lanthipeptide, whose product MTLLDLQSMETIKEESTEATFGGGGGGGSRASLLLCGDSSLSITTCH is encoded by the coding sequence ATGACGCTTCTCGACCTGCAGTCGATGGAGACCATCAAGGAAGAGTCCACCGAGGCGACCTTCGGCGGTGGCGGCGGTGGCGGCAGCCGGGCCAGCCTGCTGCTCTGCGGGGACAGCAGCCTGAGCATCACGACCTGTCACTGA
- a CDS encoding response regulator transcription factor — translation MTKVLVLHSVSLVGSALAALLRSEGQFDVTSAGWRSAARRAESLRPDVAVVDFDCPGATAVLAAEGHTDRRPLDPPTPLLVLATAGTPGTLGRAFRAKALGYVDKDGSPGQLVRAVRKVAAGERFIDASLASAFMEADPVPLSPRELSVLARAAEGDSIAEIARALHLASGTVRNYMAAVTRKTGARNRIDAIRISRSAGWV, via the coding sequence ATGACGAAGGTCCTCGTACTGCACAGCGTCAGCCTCGTAGGGTCGGCCCTGGCCGCTCTCCTGAGATCCGAAGGGCAGTTCGACGTCACGTCCGCGGGGTGGAGGTCGGCGGCGCGCCGGGCCGAGTCCTTACGACCAGACGTGGCGGTCGTCGACTTCGACTGTCCGGGTGCCACGGCCGTCCTCGCGGCTGAGGGGCACACCGACCGGAGGCCACTGGACCCGCCGACCCCGCTGCTCGTCCTGGCCACGGCCGGGACCCCCGGCACGCTCGGCCGCGCCTTCCGGGCGAAGGCCCTCGGGTACGTCGACAAGGACGGCTCGCCGGGGCAGCTCGTCCGCGCCGTCCGCAAGGTCGCCGCGGGCGAACGGTTCATCGACGCCTCGCTCGCCTCGGCCTTCATGGAGGCCGACCCGGTGCCGCTCAGCCCGCGCGAACTCAGCGTCCTGGCCCGCGCCGCGGAGGGCGACTCGATCGCCGAGATCGCCCGCGCCCTGCACCTGGCCAGCGGCACCGTCCGCAACTACATGGCCGCCGTCACCCGCAAGACCGGCGCGCGCAACCGCATCGACGCGATACGCATCTCGCGCAGCGCGGGCTGGGTGTAG
- a CDS encoding ATP-binding cassette domain-containing protein: MNSPDPSGDPSDGPPDGPPDDAALARGGDRALLAAARDSAGRTAAVGACSVGAAVAALAEPAVLGHTLDLLLRGDPAGPAWTLWCALAIAAEVLLDATVTRLTGRVNGRSTAWLRRLGLTRLLAAAPHHAGRYSPGDVAARLTAHATEAGTAPAAAAGALASLLPPLGGLVALFVIDVWTALAFLAGLPLLAFLLRSFARDSAASVTRYQQVQLAMAGLLVEALAGARTIAAAGTLPRERARILRELPTLGAEGRRMWRVYGGTTARTSALMPLLLYVVLGVGGMRLAAGALGVGALLAAVRYAGLAAGVGAVTGRLAAVVRGRAAARRTAALFALPDLPYGTRELPPGGPGTLELRGVSVVRDGRTVLDRVDLLVPGGTTVAVVGRSGSGKTLLAAVAGRLTDPDAGRVLLDGVPLAELSPRALRRDVGHAFDRPALPGRSVAGAIAFGADPRPGRGEVRAAARAAGADPFVRRLPDGYDTPLADAPMSGGEIQRLGLARAFARAGRLLILDDATSSLDTLTAREVERSLAERVRPGTRLVVTHRVSSAARADRVVWLDDGRVRASGTHATLWHDPAYRAVFAAPEPSAPPPRPAPKTPAPGPRPGTGPLPPPQRSRTGLPATPTASAIDPRAPEAVPGPGARPALGPTSTGRPAESAASGAPGPGVGPGPQPGPGPLTAPERSWTGLPATPTVSAVDPRVPETAPGPGPGARTALRPPRTGRPAGPAAPGAPGREAGPGPQSGTGQEAETGPQARPGPQAGTRPEAGTGPQAETEPQAGPGREAGTGPQAGPGRGAGPGTALRPGGAPRPADPKTPGPGPGSGPEAEHAAAAASRDHAGPRASLPSDSGVGQPAGSAAPEAPDPGPGPGVGVGVGAGAGAGVGAGAGAEAGAEAGAEAGVGAGAGPEAGGPTGVRPGASGAGRRAAGHGVRRDHVGPRAALRPVGTGRPVGSAASEAAPAIPEAPGPGIGPGAGPEAGPRRGHRPGGAGRPGAPGAGRGEPRVAGTPVGAGHEPARRRGMWRRVGGEGRRFLRGRLRALGALALWSLLESAHTFLGGYGVARALDDGFLAGRLGTGAAWLAAAGAGALLGGVALRGVFGALAELVEPLRDGLVRRAVRHALSAAVADPARAADASAVSRLTQQTEMARDSFAGLVLTARSFLFTAVGALLGMAALAPVLLLVAVPPLLLGLAVFLATLRPMAAVQREALDTDEALAARVGEVAAGLRDIVACGGAADAAARVEPLIAAQERLTARLARWGAVRTLALGMAGRAPVVALLAATPWLLGRGMTAGALAGALTYLTQSLLPALDTLMAALGSAGTRLLVVLDRFCGPEPTGTRSGAEPGAPAPAWRPAADAAAELHGVGFAYGPHAHPVLDGLDLTVRSGEHLAVVGPSGIGKSTLTALLAGLLPPDRGTVLVAGTPAGTHGPAGGRGPDPRRTLLPQQAYVFTGTVRENLTHLCPEPGPGGVPTARVEAVVAALGLEALLGRLGGLDAVVDPARLSQGERQLLALGAAHLSPAPLLLLDEATCHLDAETEERAERALAARPGTLVVVAHRISSAARADRVLVLDGTRAVCGTHAELPARSALYRDLVGMWSAADGAAGSR; encoded by the coding sequence ATGAACTCGCCCGACCCGTCCGGTGACCCGTCCGACGGCCCGCCCGACGGCCCGCCCGACGACGCGGCGCTCGCCCGCGGCGGTGACCGTGCCCTGCTGGCGGCGGCCCGCGACAGCGCCGGCCGCACCGCCGCCGTCGGCGCCTGCTCGGTCGGCGCCGCCGTGGCGGCCCTCGCCGAACCGGCCGTCCTCGGCCACACCCTCGACCTGCTGCTGCGCGGGGACCCGGCGGGCCCCGCCTGGACCCTGTGGTGCGCCCTGGCCATCGCGGCGGAAGTGCTGCTGGACGCCACCGTGACCCGGCTGACCGGGCGGGTGAACGGCCGCTCCACCGCCTGGCTGCGCCGCCTGGGCCTGACCCGGCTGCTCGCCGCCGCCCCGCACCACGCGGGCCGGTACTCCCCCGGCGACGTCGCCGCCCGGCTGACGGCCCACGCCACCGAGGCCGGGACCGCCCCGGCGGCCGCCGCGGGCGCCCTCGCCTCGCTGCTGCCGCCGCTGGGCGGGCTGGTGGCGCTCTTCGTCATCGACGTGTGGACCGCCCTCGCCTTCCTGGCCGGACTCCCGCTGCTGGCCTTCCTGTTGCGCTCGTTCGCTCGCGATTCGGCGGCCAGCGTGACCCGTTACCAGCAGGTCCAGCTGGCGATGGCCGGGCTCCTCGTCGAAGCCCTCGCGGGCGCCCGGACCATCGCCGCCGCCGGTACGCTCCCGCGCGAACGGGCCAGGATCCTGCGCGAGTTGCCCACCCTGGGCGCCGAGGGGCGGCGGATGTGGCGGGTCTACGGCGGGACCACCGCCCGCACCTCGGCCCTCATGCCGCTGCTCCTGTACGTGGTCCTCGGCGTGGGCGGCATGCGGCTCGCGGCGGGGGCGCTGGGCGTCGGCGCGCTCCTGGCCGCCGTCCGGTACGCCGGGCTCGCGGCCGGGGTGGGCGCGGTGACCGGCCGGCTGGCCGCCGTGGTGCGCGGCCGGGCCGCGGCGCGGCGCACGGCCGCCCTGTTCGCCCTGCCGGATCTACCGTACGGGACACGGGAGTTGCCGCCCGGCGGGCCCGGCACCCTGGAACTGCGCGGGGTCAGCGTGGTCCGCGACGGCCGGACGGTACTGGACCGGGTCGACCTCCTCGTGCCGGGCGGTACGACGGTCGCCGTGGTGGGCCGGTCCGGGTCGGGGAAGACCCTGCTCGCGGCGGTGGCGGGGCGCCTCACCGACCCGGACGCCGGGCGGGTCCTGCTGGACGGCGTGCCGCTGGCGGAACTGTCCCCACGGGCGCTGCGGCGGGACGTCGGCCACGCCTTCGACCGGCCCGCGCTGCCGGGGCGGAGCGTCGCCGGGGCGATCGCCTTCGGCGCGGATCCGCGGCCCGGGCGCGGGGAGGTGCGGGCCGCGGCGCGGGCGGCCGGGGCCGACCCGTTCGTACGGCGCCTGCCCGACGGCTACGACACCCCGCTCGCGGACGCGCCGATGTCCGGGGGCGAGATCCAACGCCTGGGCCTGGCCAGGGCCTTCGCCCGTGCCGGGCGCCTCCTCATCCTCGACGACGCGACCTCCAGCCTGGACACGCTCACCGCACGCGAGGTCGAACGGTCCCTGGCCGAGCGGGTCCGCCCCGGCACCCGCCTGGTCGTCACGCACCGCGTCTCCTCGGCGGCCCGCGCCGACCGGGTCGTCTGGCTGGACGACGGCCGCGTCCGGGCCTCCGGCACCCACGCCACCCTCTGGCACGACCCCGCCTACCGCGCGGTGTTCGCAGCGCCCGAGCCTTCGGCACCGCCCCCCCGACCCGCCCCGAAGACCCCGGCCCCCGGCCCCCGGCCCGGTACCGGGCCGCTGCCCCCGCCCCAGCGGAGCCGGACCGGCCTTCCGGCGACACCGACGGCGTCAGCGATCGATCCGCGAGCGCCCGAGGCCGTCCCCGGGCCCGGGGCCCGCCCAGCGCTCGGGCCAACCAGCACCGGTCGCCCCGCGGAGTCGGCCGCTTCGGGAGCGCCCGGACCCGGGGTCGGCCCGGGGCCGCAGCCCGGGCCCGGGCCGCTGACCGCGCCCGAGCGGAGCTGGACCGGCCTTCCGGCGACGCCAACGGTGTCAGCGGTCGATCCGCGAGTGCCCGAGACCGCCCCCGGGCCCGGGCCCGGAGCCCGCACAGCACTCCGGCCGCCCAGGACCGGCCGTCCAGCGGGGCCGGCCGCTCCGGGGGCGCCCGGGCGCGAGGCCGGACCCGGGCCGCAGTCCGGGACCGGGCAGGAGGCCGAGACCGGGCCGCAAGCCCGACCCGGGCCACAGGCCGGGACCCGGCCGGAAGCCGGGACCGGGCCGCAAGCCGAGACCGAGCCACAGGCCGGACCCGGACGGGAAGCCGGGACCGGGCCGCAAGCCGGACCCGGGCGCGGGGCCGGACCCGGCACAGCGCTCCGGCCTGGCGGGGCCCCGCGCCCGGCCGATCCGAAGACGCCGGGACCCGGGCCCGGCTCCGGGCCCGAGGCCGAGCACGCGGCAGCGGCAGCAAGCCGGGACCACGCCGGGCCACGGGCCTCGCTCCCGTCGGACAGCGGGGTCGGTCAGCCAGCGGGGTCGGCCGCTCCAGAGGCGCCCGATCCCGGACCCGGACCCGGGGTCGGGGTCGGGGTCGGGGCCGGGGCCGGGGCCGGGGTCGGGGCCGGGGCCGGGGCGGAGGCCGGGGCGGAGGCCGGGGCGGAGGCCGGGGTCGGGGCCGGGGCCGGGCCGGAGGCCGGGGGCCCCACGGGGGTCCGGCCGGGGGCTTCGGGGGCGGGCCGCCGGGCCGCCGGGCACGGGGTTCGCCGGGACCACGTCGGGCCACGGGCCGCGCTCCGGCCGGTCGGCACCGGTCGGCCGGTGGGGTCGGCCGCTTCGGAGGCGGCGCCAGCCATCCCGGAGGCGCCCGGACCCGGGATCGGGCCGGGGGCCGGGCCGGAGGCCGGGCCCCGCAGGGGGCACCGACCGGGCGGGGCCGGGCGCCCGGGGGCTCCAGGGGCGGGCCGCGGGGAGCCCCGTGTGGCCGGGACCCCCGTGGGAGCGGGGCATGAACCCGCCCGCCGCCGGGGCATGTGGCGGCGGGTCGGGGGTGAGGGGCGGCGGTTCCTGCGGGGGCGGCTGCGGGCGTTGGGGGCGCTCGCGCTCTGGTCGCTGCTGGAGTCGGCCCACACCTTCCTCGGGGGCTACGGCGTCGCCCGCGCCCTCGACGACGGGTTCCTCGCCGGGCGCCTCGGCACCGGCGCCGCCTGGCTGGCGGCCGCGGGAGCCGGGGCGCTGCTCGGCGGTGTCGCGCTGCGCGGGGTGTTCGGCGCCCTCGCGGAACTCGTCGAACCCCTGCGGGACGGGCTCGTCCGCCGGGCCGTGCGGCACGCCCTGAGCGCGGCGGTCGCCGATCCCGCGCGGGCCGCCGACGCGAGCGCGGTGTCCCGGCTGACCCAGCAGACCGAGATGGCCCGCGACTCCTTCGCCGGACTGGTCCTGACGGCCCGCTCGTTCCTCTTCACCGCCGTCGGCGCGCTGCTCGGCATGGCGGCGCTGGCGCCCGTACTGCTCCTCGTGGCCGTGCCCCCGCTGCTGCTGGGGCTGGCCGTCTTCCTGGCCACGCTGCGCCCCATGGCGGCCGTACAGCGGGAGGCCCTGGACACGGACGAGGCGCTCGCCGCGCGGGTGGGCGAGGTGGCGGCCGGGCTGCGCGACATCGTGGCCTGCGGCGGCGCCGCCGATGCCGCGGCGCGGGTGGAACCGCTCATCGCCGCGCAGGAGCGGCTGACGGCCCGGCTCGCCCGCTGGGGGGCCGTACGGACGCTGGCCCTCGGCATGGCCGGCCGGGCGCCGGTCGTCGCCCTGCTCGCCGCCACGCCCTGGCTGCTCGGCCGCGGAATGACGGCGGGGGCGCTGGCCGGTGCGCTGACGTATCTGACGCAGTCGCTGCTGCCCGCGCTCGACACCCTGATGGCGGCGCTCGGTTCGGCGGGGACGCGGCTGCTGGTGGTGCTGGACCGCTTCTGCGGACCGGAGCCGACGGGGACCCGTTCCGGTGCGGAGCCGGGTGCCCCGGCCCCGGCCTGGCGGCCCGCGGCGGACGCGGCCGCCGAACTCCACGGCGTGGGCTTCGCGTACGGGCCCCACGCGCACCCGGTGCTGGACGGGCTCGACCTGACCGTCCGGTCCGGCGAGCACCTCGCCGTGGTGGGGCCCAGCGGGATCGGGAAGTCCACGCTCACCGCCCTCCTGGCGGGCCTGCTGCCGCCCGACCGGGGCACGGTCCTCGTGGCCGGAACACCCGCCGGAACGCACGGCCCGGCAGGCGGCCGGGGCCCGGACCCGCGGCGCACGCTCCTGCCGCAGCAGGCGTACGTGTTCACCGGCACCGTACGCGAGAACCTCACCCACCTGTGCCCGGAACCGGGCCCCGGCGGCGTGCCGACGGCGCGCGTGGAGGCGGTGGTGGCCGCCCTGGGGCTGGAGGCGCTCCTCGGGAGGCTCGGCGGCCTGGACGCCGTGGTCGACCCCGCGCGGCTCTCGCAGGGCGAACGGCAGCTGCTCGCGCTCGGCGCGGCGCACCTGTCCCCCGCTCCGCTGCTCCTGCTCGACGAGGCCACCTGCCACCTCGACGCGGAGACCGAGGAGCGGGCGGAGCGGGCCCTGGCGGCGCGCCCCGGCACGCTGGTGGTGGTGGCCCACCGGATCTCCTCGGCCGCCCGCGCCGACCGGGTGCTCGTCCTGGACGGCACCCGGGCGGTGTGCGGGACGCACGCGGAACTCCCGGCACGGTCGGCCCTGTACCGGGACCTCGTCGGGATGTGGAGCGCCGCGGACGGCGCGGCCGGGTCGCGCTGA
- the lanKC gene encoding class III lanthionine synthetase LanKC — MNKGYAAFCDADRWFYDAPYRRAEENYPAALAPVPEGWRSHRSGDWYALRPVGAQLPSQGWKIHVSATLDNAGPVLDRVYAHCLARDIAFKFVPSRYLLHLRNAKYADRAASGKFITVYPADEEQCRRIAEDLDALLAGEPGPYILSDLRWGTGPVHLRYGSFTLRHCYDGNGELVPAVEDPAGRLVPDVRGPVFQPPEWVELPPFLKPHLDARSSVTLADIPYTVERALHFSNGGGVYAARDARTGEPVVLKEARPYAGLAADGADAVARLHRERTALERLAGLDCVPSVLGSFTVGDHHFLALQYLEGKPLNTYFARRHPLIEADPAPTELAAYTEWALTIHERVSAAVAAVHARGVVFNDLHLFNIMVTEDAAGQPSVALLDFEAAAHVDEGLRQTVANPAFVAPAGRRGFAVDRYALACLRLALFLPLTSLLALDRAKAVHLAAIAAEQFPVPRRFLDEAVEEILSGPDDGDSGGSGSGSGRAPGGRIPAPAGPYLPVAPGDWPAARDSMTAALRASATPGREDRLFPGDIAQFGSEGGGTGFGYGAAGVLYALAETGAEPWPEAEEWLLARTAEPGSGTPLGFYDGLAGTAWTLERLGHRERALDLAELLLAQPWQEAGPDLHSGLAGVGLALDALGTATGEGALHAAAVRCAELAARDGAAPRRAGLLYGGSGPALLFLRLYERTGEREYLLRAGEALHRDLDRCVTSAFGTLQVDEGWRTMPYLGEGSVGIGMVLDDWLRHGSEPRFEQARLEIVRAAQATFYAQPGLFRGAAGMVLYLARTTTPGPGTRADDLARQIDALARHAVPYQGHLAFPGEQLMRLSMDLSTGTAGALLALGSAAPGGRAQLPFLPPLRHAAAVPEPAPHHGAVTHRNNPAKKRNLT, encoded by the coding sequence GTGAACAAGGGGTACGCCGCATTCTGCGACGCAGACCGCTGGTTCTACGACGCGCCGTACCGGCGCGCCGAGGAGAACTACCCGGCCGCGCTCGCCCCCGTACCCGAGGGGTGGCGCTCCCACCGCAGCGGCGACTGGTACGCCCTGCGCCCGGTCGGCGCCCAACTCCCCTCCCAGGGCTGGAAGATCCACGTGTCGGCCACGCTCGACAACGCCGGACCGGTCCTGGACCGCGTGTACGCCCACTGCCTCGCCCGGGACATCGCCTTCAAGTTCGTGCCGAGCCGCTACCTGCTGCACCTGCGCAACGCCAAGTACGCCGACCGCGCGGCCAGCGGCAAGTTCATCACGGTGTACCCCGCCGACGAGGAGCAGTGCCGCCGCATCGCCGAGGACCTCGACGCCCTGCTCGCCGGGGAGCCGGGACCGTACATCCTGAGCGACCTGCGCTGGGGAACGGGCCCCGTCCACCTGCGCTACGGGAGCTTCACCCTGCGGCACTGCTACGACGGGAACGGCGAGCTGGTCCCGGCCGTCGAGGACCCGGCCGGACGGCTGGTCCCCGATGTCCGCGGGCCGGTGTTCCAGCCCCCGGAGTGGGTCGAGCTGCCGCCCTTCCTGAAGCCGCACCTCGACGCGCGCTCGTCCGTCACGCTCGCCGACATCCCGTACACCGTCGAGCGGGCCCTGCACTTCTCCAACGGCGGCGGGGTGTACGCCGCCCGGGACGCCCGCACCGGTGAGCCGGTCGTGCTCAAGGAGGCCCGGCCGTACGCGGGGCTCGCCGCCGACGGCGCGGACGCGGTGGCCCGGCTGCACCGGGAGCGGACCGCGCTGGAACGGCTCGCCGGACTGGACTGCGTCCCCTCCGTCCTCGGCTCCTTCACCGTGGGCGACCACCACTTCCTGGCGCTGCAGTACCTGGAGGGCAAGCCCCTCAACACCTACTTCGCCCGCAGGCACCCGCTGATCGAGGCCGACCCCGCGCCCACCGAACTCGCGGCCTACACCGAGTGGGCCCTGACGATCCACGAGCGGGTGAGCGCCGCGGTGGCCGCGGTGCACGCCCGCGGGGTGGTCTTCAACGACCTGCACCTCTTCAACATCATGGTCACCGAGGACGCCGCGGGCCAACCGTCCGTCGCGCTGCTGGACTTCGAGGCCGCCGCCCACGTCGACGAGGGGCTGCGGCAGACCGTCGCCAACCCGGCGTTCGTCGCCCCGGCGGGGCGGCGCGGGTTCGCGGTGGACCGCTACGCCCTCGCCTGTCTGCGCCTCGCCCTGTTCCTGCCGCTGACGAGCCTGCTCGCCCTGGACCGGGCGAAGGCCGTGCACCTGGCGGCGATCGCCGCGGAGCAGTTCCCGGTACCGCGCCGGTTCCTGGACGAGGCGGTCGAGGAGATCCTGTCCGGGCCGGATGACGGTGACTCCGGTGGTTCCGGCTCCGGCTCCGGCCGGGCGCCCGGCGGCCGGATTCCGGCTCCCGCGGGACCGTACCTGCCCGTCGCGCCCGGGGACTGGCCCGCCGCCCGGGACTCGATGACCGCGGCCCTGCGCGCCTCGGCCACACCCGGCCGGGAGGACCGCCTCTTCCCCGGGGACATCGCCCAGTTCGGCTCCGAGGGCGGTGGCACCGGCTTCGGGTACGGCGCCGCCGGGGTCCTCTACGCGCTGGCCGAGACCGGCGCCGAACCCTGGCCGGAGGCCGAGGAGTGGCTGCTGGCACGGACGGCGGAGCCCGGCTCCGGCACCCCGCTCGGCTTCTACGACGGCCTCGCGGGCACCGCCTGGACCCTGGAGCGGCTCGGCCACCGGGAGCGCGCGCTCGACCTCGCCGAACTGCTGCTGGCACAGCCGTGGCAGGAGGCCGGCCCGGACCTGCACAGCGGGCTCGCGGGCGTGGGCCTGGCCCTGGACGCGCTGGGCACGGCGACCGGTGAGGGCGCGCTGCACGCGGCGGCCGTGCGCTGCGCCGAACTGGCCGCCCGGGACGGCGCGGCCCCGCGCCGCGCGGGGCTGCTGTACGGCGGCTCCGGCCCGGCCCTGCTGTTCCTGCGGCTCTACGAACGCACCGGCGAGCGGGAGTACCTGCTCCGCGCGGGCGAGGCCCTGCACCGCGATCTCGACCGGTGCGTGACCAGCGCCTTCGGCACCCTCCAGGTGGACGAGGGGTGGCGCACCATGCCCTACCTCGGCGAGGGCAGCGTCGGCATCGGCATGGTGCTGGACGACTGGCTGCGGCACGGCTCCGAGCCGCGCTTCGAGCAGGCCCGGCTGGAGATCGTACGGGCCGCCCAGGCCACCTTCTACGCGCAGCCCGGGCTGTTCCGCGGCGCCGCCGGGATGGTGCTGTACCTGGCACGGACCACCACCCCGGGTCCCGGCACCCGCGCGGACGACCTCGCGCGCCAGATCGACGCCCTGGCCCGGCACGCCGTGCCCTACCAAGGTCATCTGGCCTTCCCCGGCGAGCAGTTGATGCGGCTGTCCATGGACCTGTCCACGGGCACCGCCGGAGCACTGCTCGCCCTCGGCAGCGCCGCGCCCGGCGGGCGCGCGCAGCTGCCGTTCCTCCCTCCGCTGCGGCATGCCGCGGCGGTCCCAGAGCCGGCCCCGCACCACGGGGCCGTGACCCATCGGAACAACCCAGCGAAGAAGAGGAATCTGACATGA